TATTACTGTGCTTATTGAAAACAGTACTACTATTGCTATCACTATGAGTGTACGAGCGGATATGTATATGCCTCTCATCTTTTTCTCCTCTGTTTTATCAATATAAAGAGAGAATCCTTTTTTGCCAAGCTTGCAGTATATCTTTGGGATTCTGTTTTTTATATGCCGCAGGCAGGAGTCCCAGTGCAGTTCTTGCTTGGTGCTACTATATGTGGCGCTGGGACGACGTTCGGTTTTATTTTTTTGTTAAAAAGGGCTTGTGCGTGTTTTTTTATGGGAGTAGTATAGCTCTGGAGGTCATATGGACGAGTTTTGGCGCAAGCTTGTGTTTTCTTCTGAGGCTGAATATCTTGAGTTTTGTTCTTCTTATGCGGCTTTGCCTGTGGGCTTTTCTGCTGCAACATGCAGGTTGGATTTTGCTCCTGAGGAGAGACCGGATAGACGGCTTCTTATGGATTTGTCTTTTGTGCGCTTTGATGGTGCAGCGTATTCCTGGACTGCACTTTTTACGCGTAATGCGGTGTGCGGTGTGCCTGTCGCCATAGGTAAAGAGCGGCTTGGTAATCCACTGGAAGGTTTTGTTATCAACAATCGTATCGCCAATGTGGGAACCGCAGAGGGTAGAAAGCGGGCTTTGGCTGTGCTTGATGCATTTTCCAGCGTATCTGGTGTGCCTTCCGCAAGGCTGCTTCCTGTGTCCACAGGTATAATAGGTTGGGAACTGCCTTATACTGCGATGAGCGATAGGGCTTCCTGGCTTGTATCTCAGCTTGGATCTATTGACGGGCTTGCGCTGGCAAGGGCCATAATGACAACTGATTCATATCCCAAGCTCATATCTTTGCCTCTTGGCGAGGGAAAACTCTGGGCTATGGCAAAGGGAGCGGGGATGATAGAGCCCAACCTTGCCACCATGCTTGTTTTTATCTTTACGGATGTAAAAATAGAACAATCCGATATGGATGAGGTATTGATAGAAGCTGTGGATATGAGTTTTAACAGAATATCTGTAGACGGAGACCAAAGCACAAGTGACAGTGTTTTTTGCGTTTCCACGGGAGTTTTCCCGGCTGTCAGCAGAGACGAGTTTGCAGAAGCTCTCAATACTGTATGTGCCTACCTTGCCGAGCAGATTGTGAGAAACGGCGAGGGTACGTCTCACGTTGTAAGAATGAGCGTATCAGGATGGGATGATAAAACCTGTGTAGATATAGGCAGAGCAATAATAAACTCCGAGCTGGTAAAAACTGCAATATATGGAAACGACCCCAACGTAGGCAGAATCGCAGCGGCCTGCGGAGCATACTGCGGTAAAAATGCAATAGAATGCGATCCATCCAAGATGAGGATATATCTTGGCACTGAGCTTGTATATGATAAAGGCAAATTTTTGCTTGATAAAGAAAAAGAAGCGTTGCTGTCATCACTTTTAAGGGACTGCTATATGCCGCCTGATAAGACTTGGCCTCCTCACTTTAAGTATATGGACATAAGGCTGGAATATCCTGGCAGGGGAAAAGCAATCCTTTGGGGAAGCGACCTCAGTCACCAGTACGTGCATATCAATGCTGATTATCGTTCATAAAAATCATACCGAACGGCCGGCTCCATCCCACAGGAATTATATGTATAGCACAGGCTGCGAGCCGGCCTGCCTGCGGCAAATATCGGGAAAAACAGCAGGGGAGACATAAAGCAGGGCATAAGCGTAGCAATTTTATAACTAGCAATATTGAAAGCAATACGACATACGTATAGAATAAAAAACCAAAAAAAGTATAGACAAACATAAAGGGGTACAATGTGGCAAACATCGAGAGCAAAATAACACGAGCAAAAGAACAGATAGAAGCCTGCAGAAACGAGTTTAAAAAATCCGTAGTAGGACAGGATGCAATATTCGACGGTCTTATTATGGGAATGCTTACAGGCGGACACATCCTTTTGGAAGGAGTCCCCGGACTTGCCAAGACCCTTGCAGTAAAAACATTTGCTTCTATTATGGACGCAAGCTTTAAGAGAATACAGTTTACGCCGGATCTCTTGCCTGCAGACCTCACGGGAACGCAACTTTACAGACAACAAACAGGCGATTTTGCGGTGAGAAAAGGACCCGTGTTTTCCAATGTAGTTTTAGCGGACGAGATAAACCGTGCACCAGCAAAAGTGCAGTCCGCACTTCTGGAAGCAATGCAGGAAAAACAAGTTACAATAGGAGACAACACATACAGCCTGCCGGAGCCCTTTCTTGTTCTTGCCACCCAGAACCCCATAGAACAGGAAGGAACATATCCCTTGCCAGAAGCACAATTGGATAGATTCCTGTTAAAAGTAACAGTAGGCTATCCCGAGCATAAAGAAGAACTTGAGATACTTAGAAGAAAAGGTGTAGAAAAAGAAGAAAGAATAAACCCAGTTTTATTTAAAACTGATATAAAAAGACTCAGAGAAGTTGCAGAATCAATAGCCGTAGACAGCAGTATAGAAGAATACATAGTATCCCTTGTTGCAGCAACAAGAGTAAGGTCAAAATCAAGAACATCCTATGCCAGATTTATAGACTTTGGCGCATCACCAAGAGCAACGCTTGCCCTGTACAGATGCTCTAAGGTTAAGGCACTTATGCAGGGAAGGGACTACGTGGTCCCTGATGATGTAAAAGAAGTAGCCTATTCTGTATTGAGGCATAGGATTGTGCTTTCCTATGAAGCAGAAGCAGAAGAAAAAAGCTCCGACCAGGTTATAAAAAGCATACTGGAAACAGTACCAGTACCATAGGAAATAACATGGATCCCTATCGTTTAAAAGCTAGATTAAAAAAGCTTTCTCTTTTCTCTGATATAATAATACAGGGACTTTATGCAGGTAATTATAAATCCCTATTCAGAGGACAGGGGATGGATTTTCAGGAAGTTAGGGATTATGTTCCTGGTGATGATATAAGACATATAGACTGGAATGTGACTTCCAGGTTTGGCACACCTCATACAAAAGTCTTTAGAGAAGAAAAAGAGCTCAACCTGTTTCTGCTGGTTGACTCCTCTCTTAGCATGCAATCCGGTACAGGTATATATACCAAGTCGGAAATGGCAGAAATATTATTCTCTATATTCTCTCTTGCGGCACTGGAAAACGGAGATAAGGTAGGAGCGCTTTTCTTTGGGGAGTCTGTTCATCACAGTATAAGTCCCAGAAAAGGGAAGACGCATATCCTTGCACTTATAAAAAACTTCTCTCAGCATGGTCACGGGAAAAAGGGATCAGATATAAGCCTTGCATTAAAAACAGCACGAGAATTATTGAAAAGAAGGAGTATGTGCATATTGATATCCGATTTTAGAAGCCACGGATTTCTATCAGATCTTTTCCTTCTTAAGGCACACCATGACCTCATGCTTGTAAGAGTGACAGATAAGACTGATTATGAGCTTCCTTTCTCAGGACTTGTAAAACTGCAAGATCCGGAAACAGGAGAAAAGTTACTTGCTCACGGTGCTTCTCAGTATTTTAAAAATTCCTATACAAAAGAATGGGAGAACAGTTCTGCTCTTCTTACGGAAGAAAGCAGAAAAAATAGAATTCCTTTGTTTGAAATATCAACAGAAAGTGACCCTGTAGAAGAAATAAAAAGATTCTTTTCCATAAGAAAGGGCAAGAGACTATGAGAAGATTGATTCTTATAGTTTTTTTTGCGGCTCCGTTCTTCTTATTTGCCCAACAAGAAATAATAAGCAGAAATTTCCTGCCGGCCGAATTTTATGTAGGAGATACTGTTGAGCTCAGACTTCTTATATCCGGACTTGATGAGCAAAATATGGAAGAGGCTCGCATACCGACCCTGGATTGGGGGCTTATAAAATCCATAGAAAAAAAGAAAACAGGTTCACATACTATCGTTTCTATAATCTTTGTACCATATCAACCAGGAAGACATTATATACCTTCCATATCCTTTGGCGACTATACATTGGAAGAACAGGAGGTGATTGTTACCTCTTTATATTCGCTCGGACATACCCAGCCAGAACCATACAGACCTGTTATGATATCAGGTAGGGCAAAGAGTTTTATAGTGTTTTTCTTAGTTTTTTCTGTTATTTTTATTTTGCTTTTATTATCTCTGGTACGGGACAGGTTTCGCATTATCAAAAGACTTTTTATTTATATAAAGCTTTTTTTTGTGAGAAAAACGATGCTTTACAGATTAAATAAGCTTGGAAAGCAAATAGAAACTATAGAAAAAAGAACTTTCTTTGATATCCTTGTGGATACACTGAGACAATTTATGGCTTTGTTCTTTCTTCTTGATATAAGCGCCATGACCAGTAGAGAGATACTCTGTGAAGTACAAAGAAAAGAGATAGATATAGAACCGGAAAAAATAAGAACCATACTACTTTCTTCTGATATGGTAAAATTTGCTCACAAAAATATTAGTTCTTCTGAGTGTCTGGCAGCACTTGATACTCTGTGTGACATAATTAAAAAACATAAGATAATTGTTGATAATCAATTTATAGAGGGATATTCCTCATGATAGGTTTTTCCAATCCTGTGTTTTTATGGCTTCTTATTCCGGCAGCTTTTATATTGTTATATACTTTCAAGTATGGTAAAGGCAGCTTTGTAAGTTTTCCATTTTCCTTTTGGAATAAAAAGTGTGGAATAAAGCCAGGGTTTCTATATGCCTTTTTGTATTATATGTCGGTTATAAGCTTTTTCTCTGCTATCTTGTTTGCCATACTTGCTACGGCAGGTCCATATATAACAGATAATAAGAAGACAGTATCCGATACACCTCCTGTCATAATGATAGCTTTGGATGTGTCACCCAGTATGGGAGCAATGGATGTTCCCGGTAAGCCCAGATTTGAGATTGCAAAACAGGTTATAAAAGATTTTGCCTCAGAATATCCTGGAATATCCCTTGGTCTTGTAACCTTTGGAAACGATGCTGTGCTGGATGTTCCTCCTACTCTTGATAGGAATTTCCTTTTGGATAAATTAAGCGAAAAGCGTGTCTTCTCTCTTGGTGATGGAACTGCCTTGGGAATGGGCTTAGGAGTAGCGCTTCTGCATCTTTCTGGGGTAGAGTCTTCTTATAAAGCGATTATCCTTGTGACTGACGGAAAAAATACAGCAGGAGAAATATTCCCAGAGACAGCAGCTGCTCTTGCAGGAGAAATGGGCATACCTATATATGCTATTGGGATAGGCAGTGATAAACCTGTTAGACTGGATATAGTTGACCCCTCTACGGGAACTAGGTATTCCGGCACTCTGGAAGAAGGTTTTGATAAGGACTTGCTTATGGAAATATCTTCTATAAGCGGAGGGGCTTTTTTCTCAGCATATACTCAGAACTATATAAAAAATATTTTTAGACGTATTGCTTCTCTTTCTTCTGATAAGCAGGAATTAAAATATGTTATAAGCAAAAGGGATATACATTATGACTTTATCTTTTACTCTCTAATCGCTTTTTCTTTCTGGTTATTCTTGTCCAGACTTGTTTTAAGGGAGGTGTTGTGAACTTTGTTTTTCCCTATAGGCTTTACCTCTTGCTGGCAATTATTCCGCTGGCATTTATTTTGTTTTTATCTTCTGTGTATGCATGGAAAACTATAAAGCAACTCAATAAAAAATCAGATGAAGGTAAAAATGCTGGAATTTATATAGCAAGAGAATTTGTATTAAATACTTTTATTCTTCTTGCCTTCTCTTCTCTTGTCTTTGCTTTTTCTGAGCCATATTGGGGAATGAGACCAGAAGCAGAACTTACAAGCAATCTTGATGTTGTTCTTGCCTTTGATATTTCAAGGAGTATGTTGGCAAAAGATATAGGAGACAGTAGATTGGCTGTTGCAAAAGAGATTGCCATAGGCTTTGTAAACTCTATACCTGCAGCAAGATGGGGAGTTGTTGCTTTTAAAGGAAAGGGGAGTGTGGTCTTTCCTGTTTCTCAAGATAAAACAGGAGCACAGGAAGCCATAAAGAATCTTTCTCCATCTCTGTTTAGATCGGGAGGAACTAATATTGCAGAAGGATTGAGTGCTGCTATAAATGCATTCCCATCACAAAGCAATAGGAAAAAGATAGTAATCATTTTTTCTGACGGAGAAAGTCTTTCCGGAGATTATGCTTCTCCCATTGTAAAAGCTATCAATTATAGAATAATAGTATATACCATTGGTGTGGGGACAGAAGAGGGTAGTATTCTCGAAAATAATGATGGCTCTGTACTAAAAAATAGCAGGGGAGAAGT
This sequence is a window from Spirochaetia bacterium 38H-sp. Protein-coding genes within it:
- a CDS encoding DUF58 domain-containing protein, whose amino-acid sequence is MDPYRLKARLKKLSLFSDIIIQGLYAGNYKSLFRGQGMDFQEVRDYVPGDDIRHIDWNVTSRFGTPHTKVFREEKELNLFLLVDSSLSMQSGTGIYTKSEMAEILFSIFSLAALENGDKVGALFFGESVHHSISPRKGKTHILALIKNFSQHGHGKKGSDISLALKTARELLKRRSMCILISDFRSHGFLSDLFLLKAHHDLMLVRVTDKTDYELPFSGLVKLQDPETGEKLLAHGASQYFKNSYTKEWENSSALLTEESRKNRIPLFEISTESDPVEEIKRFFSIRKGKRL
- a CDS encoding bifunctional ornithine acetyltransferase/N-acetylglutamate synthase; the protein is MDEFWRKLVFSSEAEYLEFCSSYAALPVGFSAATCRLDFAPEERPDRRLLMDLSFVRFDGAAYSWTALFTRNAVCGVPVAIGKERLGNPLEGFVINNRIANVGTAEGRKRALAVLDAFSSVSGVPSARLLPVSTGIIGWELPYTAMSDRASWLVSQLGSIDGLALARAIMTTDSYPKLISLPLGEGKLWAMAKGAGMIEPNLATMLVFIFTDVKIEQSDMDEVLIEAVDMSFNRISVDGDQSTSDSVFCVSTGVFPAVSRDEFAEALNTVCAYLAEQIVRNGEGTSHVVRMSVSGWDDKTCVDIGRAIINSELVKTAIYGNDPNVGRIAAACGAYCGKNAIECDPSKMRIYLGTELVYDKGKFLLDKEKEALLSSLLRDCYMPPDKTWPPHFKYMDIRLEYPGRGKAILWGSDLSHQYVHINADYRS
- a CDS encoding VWA domain-containing protein: MNFVFPYRLYLLLAIIPLAFILFLSSVYAWKTIKQLNKKSDEGKNAGIYIAREFVLNTFILLAFSSLVFAFSEPYWGMRPEAELTSNLDVVLAFDISRSMLAKDIGDSRLAVAKEIAIGFVNSIPAARWGVVAFKGKGSVVFPVSQDKTGAQEAIKNLSPSLFRSGGTNIAEGLSAAINAFPSQSNRKKIVIIFSDGESLSGDYASPIVKAINYRIIVYTIGVGTEEGSILENNDGSVLKNSRGEVVVSKLDKEVLMQIATSSGGQYIEVNSDKAVSQVVASISKKADITENGIRLVPAKRYYIFSMLGFLFMILYAFIRGIKWQNI
- a CDS encoding MoxR family ATPase codes for the protein MANIESKITRAKEQIEACRNEFKKSVVGQDAIFDGLIMGMLTGGHILLEGVPGLAKTLAVKTFASIMDASFKRIQFTPDLLPADLTGTQLYRQQTGDFAVRKGPVFSNVVLADEINRAPAKVQSALLEAMQEKQVTIGDNTYSLPEPFLVLATQNPIEQEGTYPLPEAQLDRFLLKVTVGYPEHKEELEILRRKGVEKEERINPVLFKTDIKRLREVAESIAVDSSIEEYIVSLVAATRVRSKSRTSYARFIDFGASPRATLALYRCSKVKALMQGRDYVVPDDVKEVAYSVLRHRIVLSYEAEAEEKSSDQVIKSILETVPVP
- a CDS encoding VWA domain-containing protein, encoding MIGFSNPVFLWLLIPAAFILLYTFKYGKGSFVSFPFSFWNKKCGIKPGFLYAFLYYMSVISFFSAILFAILATAGPYITDNKKTVSDTPPVIMIALDVSPSMGAMDVPGKPRFEIAKQVIKDFASEYPGISLGLVTFGNDAVLDVPPTLDRNFLLDKLSEKRVFSLGDGTALGMGLGVALLHLSGVESSYKAIILVTDGKNTAGEIFPETAAALAGEMGIPIYAIGIGSDKPVRLDIVDPSTGTRYSGTLEEGFDKDLLMEISSISGGAFFSAYTQNYIKNIFRRIASLSSDKQELKYVISKRDIHYDFIFYSLIAFSFWLFLSRLVLREVL